In Gossypium arboreum isolate Shixiya-1 chromosome 6, ASM2569848v2, whole genome shotgun sequence, the following are encoded in one genomic region:
- the LOC108459901 gene encoding uncharacterized protein LOC108459901 — protein sequence MAAEEEFQESDVIFTDATLNGGAPLPSDELIDRRRFLSKTVRSVPVNIPLHQRSTIVFDYGGDLDEDREIVPPHVILERRIAAKTAFSVCTGNGRTLKGRDLSQVRNSILRLTGFLEV from the coding sequence ATGGCAGCCGAAGAAGAATTCCAAGAATCAGATGTTATATTCACCGACGCCACACTTAACGGCGGAGCTCCTCTTCCCTCCGATGAATTAATAGATCGCCGGCGATTCTTATCCAAAACCGTCCGTTCTGTTCCCGTTAACATCCCGCTTCATCAACGTAGTACTATCGTTTTCGATTACGGTGGTGATTTAGATGAAGATCGGGAAATTGTGCCGCCGCATGTGATATTAGAACGGAGAATCGCTGCGAAAACGGCGTTTTCGGTTTGTACAGGTAATGGAAGAACGCTTAAAGGAAGGGATTTGAGTCAAGTTCGGAATTCGATTCTGAGGTTGACTGGATTTTTggaagtataa
- the LOC108457736 gene encoding eukaryotic translation initiation factor 4E-2-like — protein MGLEENLKSMNINEEENKNPNPNTKDEEDGELEEGEIAGEEDDTTSSSLKKGVVEQPHPLEHSWTFWFDNASAKSKQAPWGSSMRAIYTFSTIEQFWSLYNNIRHPSKLAVGEDFHCFKDKIEPKWEDPVCANGGKWTVVFQKGKSDTSWLYTLLALIGEQFEYGDEICGAVVNVRGKQDRIALWTKNAANETAQMSIGKQWKELLDYNDTIGFIFHDDAKKLDRSAKNRYTV, from the exons ATGGGGCTTGAAGAAAATCTCAAATCAATGAACATCAACGAAGAAGAGAACAAGAACCCTAACCCTAACACTAAAGATGAAGAAGATGGTGAACTTGAAGAAGGGGAGATCGcaggtgaagaagatgatacgaCGTCGTCTTCGTTAAAGAAAGGTGTCGTCGAACAGCCTCACCCGTTGGAGCATTCATGGACCTTTTGGTTTGATAACGCTTCTGCTAAATCAAAACAAGCTCCTTGGGGTAGTTCTATGCGCGCTATTTACACTTTCTCCACCATCGAACAATTCTGGAG TCTATACAATAACATACGTCATCCAAGCAAATTGGCTGTGGGAGAGGACTTCCATTGTTTCAAAGATAAAATCGAGCCCAAGTGGGAAGACCCTGTCTGTGCTAACGGAGGCAAGTGGACTGTAGTTTTCCAAAAGGGGAAATCAGATACGTCTTGGTTGTACACG TTGCTGGCTTTGATAGGGGAACAGTTTGAGTACGGTGATGAAATATGCGGAGCAGTTGTCAATGTGAGAGGCAAGCAGGACAGAATAGCATTGTGGACCAAGAATGCTGCCAATGAAACTGCGCAG ATGAGCATCGGGAAACAGTGGAAAGAGTTACTTGATTACAACGACACTATCGGCTTCATATTTCAT GATGATGCAAAGAAGCTCGACAGATCTGCCAAGAATCGCTACACAGTATGA
- the LOC108458039 gene encoding eukaryotic translation initiation factor 4E-2-like, whose translation MNISEEENKNPNPNTKDEEDGELEEWEIAGEGDDTASSSLKKGVVEQPQPLEHSWTFWFDDPRAKSKKATWGSSRLPIYTFSTIEQFWSLYNNIDHPSKLAVGADFHCFKYKIEPKWEDPVCANGGKWTVIFKKGKSDMAWLYTLLALIGEEFEYSDEICGAVVSVRAKQERIALWTKNAANETAQMSIGKQWKELLDYNNTIGFIFHDDAKKLNRGAKNRYTV comes from the exons ATGAACATCAGCGAAGAAGAAAACAAGAACCCTAACCCTAACACTAAAGATGAAGAAGATGGTGAACTTGAAGAATGGGAGATCGCAGGTGAAGGAGATGATACGGCGTCGTCTTCGTTAAAGAAAGGTGTCGTCGAACAGCCTCAACCGTTGGAGCATTCATGGACCTTTTGGTTTGATGACCCTCGTGCTAAATCAAAAAAAGCTACTTGGGGTAGTTCTAGGCTCCCTATTTACACTTTCTCCACCATTGAACAATTCTGGAG TCTTTACAATAACATAGATCATCCAAGCAAATTGGCTGTGGGAGCGGACTTCCATTGTTTCAAATATAAAATCGAGCCCAAGTGGGAAGACCCTGTCTGTGCTAACGGAGGCAAGTGGACTGTAATTTTCAAAAAGGGGAAATCAGATATGGCTTGGTTGTACACG TTGCTGGCTTTGATAGGGGAAGAGTTTGAGTACAGCGATGAAATCTGCGGAGCAGTTGTCAGTGTGAGAGCCAAGCAGGAAAGAATAGCATTGTGGACCAAGAATGCTGCCAATGAAACTGCGCAG ATGAGCATCGGGAAACAGTGGAAAGAGTTACTTGATTACAACAACACTATCGGCTTCATATTTCAT GATGATGCAAAGAAGCTCAACAGAGGTGCCAAGAATCGCTACACAGTATGA